AAAAAATCGCCACATTTCCTAGCAATGCCAACTATAATATCCAACGCTTCAAAGGTTTGGGTGAAATGATGCCACAACAACTCTGGGATACTACCATGAACCCAGAAACCCGCAAAATGAAGCAAGTTGAAATTGAAGATGCCGCCGAAGCCGATCGCATTTTTACAATTTTAATGGGCGATCGCGTTGCACCTAGGCGAGAATTTATCGAAACCTATGGTTCTAAACTCAACTTGACAGATCTAGACATCTAAAAATAAGCTCATTCTACTTAGGAAGGAGTAGCATTATATGGGTATGGGGCATGGGTCAAGAAGACTGATGCCCCATATTGCTATCTGGTACTAGCATGTCTGTTATTAAACAGCTAATTGTACCTACCTCAACAGCAATACAGTTAGATAATAAAAATTTGTTAAAAAATTTATAAACATTAATCACAAAAATAATAAAATTCAGCTATACCCTGAGATGCATATCAAATTTTTTCTGTCAATATATATCTTTCGGTTGAGGCGATCGCGCATTGGCAAGTTTGTTAACTTCACTCGATATTTAAGTTACAGTTAAGTAGAAAAAACTGTTGATGAATACCAGTAAATTTTGTCTACTTTCTAGCAATGTATTTGTTATCCTTGAATAGCAAAGCTAAAACCTATCTACTTATGCAAGCTAGCTAAGTAACTAGGGGATTAATGGTTAAAAATATAGCTAAGAAATTACTGGATATGAGTATTAAAATTTACAATTATTTTACTTAAAGCTGATTTTCAACTACTTGCCCAACCCCCTAACTAATATTCTTTAACTTCATTAGACAAATAATTGCTCGTCTTTAATGTCAAATCCTTTATGAATTGATTAAAATATCGTTGTATACAATAGGAAGAGTTTGTCAAGTTTCATAGGGCTGAAATCGCAACAGTGCGCTAACGTGTGAATAAGACCAAATTAGTTGAATTTAAATTGTTCTGCTATCAGGCTGATTCCACCTTACTTCAACTCCTCAGTTTAGGTAATGAGTGTACACCATGCGAAATACCCCAAGACAAGCATCAGCATATCTGCTGTATCTACCTAGCGAGAACTCTCGCCTTAGCTTCACGAACTGAGTACTTTATAAAGGAAATGTAAAAATACGTGCGCTATTGCTTCTCGCTTGAGTTAATATAAAATGCGCTGTTTCTAAGTAATTAATGTTGTGCATTGTACTTAGAAGAGTTCATTAACAGGTGTACTTACCGTTTAATGCGATCGCGATGCCACTGCAATTCTCAAAAGTTTCAGAAAAGATTTAAGGGCATAGCTACCATATTGAAGTTCTTTTTGATAATAGTGGCTTTACCTCCCTGAAAGACTACAAGATTAACACACAAAAAGAGTGCAATTTCTGTGAAACAGGCTACAATCGGAACAGTCTTTACGGAAAAAATCTACCAACAGTTATGTTTATTTAACTGTAGTGGTAAATTTTTTTCTCAAGTTATGTCTTTTTTAAGACAAATCAGTTAAAGGTTGTATGCGCGATAAGTACGCATAGCCTTTACTAAGGTGAGTAAGTCAGCTACAACAGCGATTTCCACACTTAGTAAAAAACTCCTCTAAAGGAGACACAAAGTTTCCGAAAATATCTCAGGCAACCCAGCCAAAAAAATATTTTCGGTATCAAAAACTAGCTCGCTTAATTAAGAGCATTAAACACATCTTGAGTAATTGATTCTGCAAGGAGCATGAGGAACGCGGCATGAACCAGGCTAACAACGTACTCGAAAGCATTTATCAGCCTGACCTAGAAATGATAAATCAGCCTGAGCTCGAGTTAGATCCACTATTAATCGATGACGAAGTCGATGAGGACTTACTGCTTAACGATGAAGGCGAAATTGATGAGTTTTTAGAGCCTCAGTCTGATGAGGACGACGCAAAGTCTGGAAAAGCCGCTAAATCGCGTCGTCGGGCACAAAGCAAGAAAAAGCACTACACCGAAGATTCAATTCGCCTTTACTTGCAAGAAATTGGCCGAATTCGTTTGTTGCGGGCAGACGAAGAAATCGAATTGGCGCGAAAAATCGCCGAATTGCTGGAATTAGAGAGAATCAGGGAAAAGCTTTCCGAACAGTTGGAACGCGATCCTAAAGATAGCGAATGGGCAGAAGCTGTACAATTACCATTGTCATCGTTTCGCTATAAACTGCATATTGGTCGCAGAGCAAAAGATAAGATGGTGCAATCAAACCTGCGCCTTGTAGTTTCAATTGCCAAGAAATATATGAATCGTGGCTTGTCCTTCCAAGATTTAATTCAGGAAGGTAGTCTTGGCTTGATTCGTGCCGCAGAAAAGTTTGACCATGAAAAAGGTTATAAGTTTTCTACCTACGCTACATGGTGGATTCGTCAAGCAATAACCAGAGCGATCGCAGATCAATCCCGCACTATTCGTCTTCCAGTTCACTTATACGAAACCATCTCTCGGATTAAGAAAACCACCAAGCTGCTTTCTCAAGAAATGGGTCGCAAACCCACTGAAGAGGAAATAGCTACTCGCATGGAAATGACAATTGAG
The genomic region above belongs to Calothrix sp. NIES-2098 and contains:
- a CDS encoding RNA polymerase sigma factor RpoD; the encoded protein is MNQANNVLESIYQPDLEMINQPELELDPLLIDDEVDEDLLLNDEGEIDEFLEPQSDEDDAKSGKAAKSRRRAQSKKKHYTEDSIRLYLQEIGRIRLLRADEEIELARKIAELLELERIREKLSEQLERDPKDSEWAEAVQLPLSSFRYKLHIGRRAKDKMVQSNLRLVVSIAKKYMNRGLSFQDLIQEGSLGLIRAAEKFDHEKGYKFSTYATWWIRQAITRAIADQSRTIRLPVHLYETISRIKKTTKLLSQEMGRKPTEEEIATRMEMTIEKLRFIAKSAQLPISLETPIGKEEDSRLGDFIESDGETPEDQVSKNLLREDLEKVLDSLSPRERDVLRLRYGLDDGRMKTLEEIGQIFNVTRERIRQIEAKALRKLRHPNRNSVLKEYIR